Proteins encoded in a region of the Suricata suricatta isolate VVHF042 chromosome 10, meerkat_22Aug2017_6uvM2_HiC, whole genome shotgun sequence genome:
- the ART4 gene encoding ecto-ADP-ribosyltransferase 4 → MKLQEQRSTLNTNKYHPWTNRCKRILFPSTPMAPLMRIWLFPGRLPLLMLFSALQAPTGNSEVAINISFDLAQNSFDDQYQGCSQQVMEKLSQGDYFRKELETHRNYFRVWNNAHLTWLNQAKDLPKNINILHAVAILAYTSNNSIRTDFIRAMASAARTPQEYQHSFHFKYLHYYLTSAIQLLRKERVGKNNSLCYKVHHEMKNINLEASRGATIRFGQFLSTSLLKKEAQKSEKQTLLTIFTCLGAPIEEVSFKKEVLIPPYELFKVVNLSYHPRGNWLQLQSAGNQSTYNCQLLKASSKKYNPAPMVIASLSFLTSIVIASESRV, encoded by the exons ATGAAGCTGCAAGAGCAAAGAAGTACTTTGAACACAAACAAATACCACCCATGGACCAACAGATGCAAGAGGATTCTTTTCCCAAGTACTCCGATGGCCCCTCTGATGAGAATCTGGCTCTTTCCAGGACGGCTTCCTCTCCTGATGCTGTTCTCTGCCCTGCAGGCACCCACCGGGAATTCGGAG gtTGCCATTAACATCAGCTTTGACTTGGCACAAAATTCCTTTGATGACCAGTACCAAGGCTGCAGCCAACAGGTCATGGAGAAGCTAAGTCAAGGGGATTACTTCAGAAAAGAACTAGAAACACATAGAAATTACTTCAGGGTCTGGAATAATGCCCACTTAACCTGGTTAAACCAAGCAAAAGATCTCCCCAAgaacattaatattttacatgCTGTGGCCATCTTGGCTTATACATCAAACAACAGCATTCGCACAGACTTCATCAGAGCCATGGCCAGTGCTGCTAGGACTCCACAGGAGTACCAGCATTCATTCCATTTCAAATACCTACACTATTACCTGACCTCAGCAATCCAGCTGCTAAGGaaagagagagttgggaagaATAATTCATTGTGTTATAAGGTGCATCATGAGATGAAGAATATCAATTTGGAAGCCTCCAGAGGTGCCACCATCCGATTTGGCCAATTCCTCTCCACGTCCCTCCTAAAAAAAGAGGCACAGAAGTCTGAAAAACAAACTCTACTTACCATATTCACCTGTCTGGGTGCACCTATAGAAGAAGTCTCCTTCAAGAAGGAGGTCCTGATCCCTCCTTATGAGTTGTTCAAAGTCGTAAATTTGAGCTACCACCCGAGAGGAAATTGGTTGCAATTGCAGTCAGCTGGGAACCAGAGCACATATAACTGTCAGCTGCTAAAAG